Proteins encoded in a region of the Zea mays cultivar B73 chromosome 2, Zm-B73-REFERENCE-NAM-5.0, whole genome shotgun sequence genome:
- the LOC100284085 gene encoding Double-stranded RNA-binding protein 8: protein MHGGGAASPDAAICISPEAGPIVGVAPAGIRVENCYVFKSRLQEYAQRVGIPTPEYHTLKEGPSHEPVFKSTVFVNNTKYESLPGFFSRKAAEQSAAEVALMEIAMSAPVTEIRNMPAVQETGLCKNLLQEYAQKMNYAIPSYICTKQASGVAPFVCSVEIGGILYIGAAARTKKEAEIKAARTALLAIQSQSEGGANGAKKYIVVPGQRPDKETNKNPTETPIPLRVKKRGSRKKWNKRKFRRMADRIVDAGKDAEGLGTLLHDDYEEARRIGYELPTDTAMVQFNKEVVMTQPGEGDRIVQLEPPRDPAEVQYNKEARSVEQDPPRDPAEVQHNKEARSVEQDPPRDPAEVQHNKEARTVEQDPPSNTEVWKPDNKATTTEQESVSAFIALRSNGDSTDVEAAPGDTLMMQGQESEATMQEASHAGEQAQPN from the exons ATGCACGGCGGAGGCGCGGCCTCGCCCGATGCCGCCATATGCATCTCCCCAGAAGCTGGGCCCATCGTCGGGGTCGCCCCCGCCGGGATCA GGGTCGAAAACTGCTACGTGTTCAAGAGCCGGCTGCAGGAGTATGCTCAGAGGGTTGGCATTCCAACCCCGGAGTACCACACGCTGAAAGAAGGCCCATCTCATGAACCTGTCTTCAAGTCCACAGTGTTCGTTAATAATACCAAGTATGAGTCGCTGCCTGGGTTCTTCAGCCGGAAGGCTGCAGAACAGTCTGCCGCGGAAGTTGCGCTCATGGAGATAGCCATGTCCGCTCCGGTGACCGAAATTAGGAACATGCCAGCAGTT CAAGAAACTGGCCTGTGCAAGAATCTCCTTCAGGAGTATGCTCAGAAGATGAATTACGCCATTCCATCTTATATTTGCACTAAACAAGCTTCGGGTGTAGCTCCTTTCGTATGCAGTGTTGAGATTGGTGGCATCCTATACATTGGTGCTGCAGCTAGGACAAAGAAGGAGGCAGAGATAAAAGCTGCCCGAACTGCTCTTCTTGCAATCCAAA GTCAATCAGAAGGTGGTGCAAATGGTGCCAAAAAGTACATTGTTGTTCCTGGGCAAAGGCCAGATAAGGAGACGAATAAAAATCCAACTGAAACCCCCATACCACTTAGAGTCAAGAAGCGTGGTTCCAGGAAGAAATGGAACAAGAGGAAATTCAGGAGGATGGCTGACCGAATTGTTGATGCTGGAAAGGATGCAGAGGGGCTTGGAACGCTTCTACATGATGACTATGAGGAAGCTAGAAGAATAGGATATGAGTTACCTACAGATACTGCTATGGTTCAATTTAACAAGGAAGTTGTAATGACACAACCTGGTGAAGGAGATAGGATAGTACAATTGGAGCCACCCAGAGATCCTGCAGAGGTCCAATataacaaggaagctagaagtgtTGAACAGGACCCACCCAGAGATCCTGCAGAGGTCCAACataacaaggaagctagaagtgtTGAACAGGACCCACCCAGAGATCCTGCAGAGGTCCAACATAACAAGGAAGCTAGAACTGTCGAACAGGACCCACCCAGCAACACAGAAGTGTGGAAGCCTGACAATAAGGCTACAACTACAGAGCAGgagtcggtgagcgctttcatagcaTTGAGATCTAATGGGGATTCTACAGATGTGGAGGCGGCACCAGGCGATACCTTGATGATGCAGGGCCAGGAGTCGGAAGCCACAATGCAAGAAGCATCTCACGCTGGTGAACAGGCCCAGCCTAACTAG